From Dioscorea cayenensis subsp. rotundata cultivar TDr96_F1 chromosome 13, TDr96_F1_v2_PseudoChromosome.rev07_lg8_w22 25.fasta, whole genome shotgun sequence, the proteins below share one genomic window:
- the LOC120274644 gene encoding disease resistance protein RFL1-like, with amino-acid sequence MMIQLKDDYNNRGCLVGSCSLNCWAKYKISQRSIKLIKEIKNLKTEYDAFKEKTEAQPPRAIREIPTSSIAVGKIIKLNLEKVHGYLADDNVSMVGIWGMGGVGKTTLLNEINNSLQGGGANMGFKHVIYLVVSKEPQFEKLQKEISKRLGLPSNSEKSDIFEFLKNKDFLMLLDDMWKAVDLPETLGIPLPHHQSQSWEDRGQRCKHKVIFTTREDDVCARMKADKKIKVECLDGEEAWHLFKQHANEETINSNAGIKKIAMKVMEKCLGLPLALKVIGGAMSNKKKPEEWRDMLRSLVNLDVKTVTDIEESLFCTLKLSYDNLADDTLRQCFLCCAQWPEDSFIRTVDLIEYWIGIGLIDDFRNIGESFDKGYNLIGNLNAACLLELESRSDDDYVKLHDVIRDMALWIVSEYGKKKNKWSICTNDDDDLSQSLVWKAKIDDLSLLKRRVKAIGMHVTSVKTLGLLKDLPTWNLSMQGMHHMPKLHFCDLSNKHGGEGLMQLIIQDCDFKELLINGSRTLRFFRPPPSVVVVVTSSLSFSCLIHFFFSTSFRALFFTTGSPVTGKPVTDMLLLHHRQTHHRQASSSSPAAPSPASFFITGPSFPKKKGPPTILLQVIDVGHFISVAINPLSTLPLESNFYIFQNFSFKKTGSKSSSTLLVNSLVNQRLRLHATQIFSQNSGFFPESRFSAFFFSKHKNLEEHISKQQEDRQASFSFQHKD; translated from the exons ATGATGATTCAATTGAAGGATGACTACAACAACAGAGGTTGTCTTGTTGGAAGTTGTTCCCTCAATTGTTGGGCCAAGTACAAGATTAGCCAAAGATCAATCAAGTTAATCAAAGAGATCAAGAACTTGAAGACGGAATATGATgctttcaaagaaaaaacagaGGCACAACCTCCAAGAGCAATTAGGGAGATCCCAACTTCATCAATTGCTGTGGGCAAGATTATCAAGTtaaatcttgagaaagttcaTGGTTACTTGGCAGATGACAATGTATCAATGGTGGGGATTTGGGGCATGGGAGGGGTCGGAAAGACAACTCTCTTGAATGAAATCAATAACTCATTACAAGGTGGTGGTGCCAACATGGGGTTCAAGCATGTCATTTATCTGGTGGTTTCAAAAGAACCTCAATTTGAGAAGCTTCAAAAGGAGATATCTAAAAGGTTGGGATTGCCCTCTAACTCTGAGAAGAGTGAcatatttgagtttttgaagAACAAGGACTTTTTGATGCTATTAGATGATATGTGGAAGGCAGTGGACCTTCCTGAAACCCTTGGTATTCCACTTCCTCACCATCAAAGCCAAAGCTGGGAAGATAGAGGTCAAAGGTGCAAGCACAAGGTGATCTTCACAACCAGAGAAGATGATGTGTGTGCTCGTATGAAAGCTGACAAGAAGATCAAAGTTGAATGTTTGGATGGAGAAGAAGCATGGCATCTTTTCAAGCAACACGCAAATGAAGAGACCATCAATTCCAATGctggtattaaaaaaattgcaatgaaAGTTATGGAGAAGTGCTTAGGCTTACCACTTGCCCTTAAAGTTATTGGTGGAGCCATGTCGAATAAGAAGAAACCTGAAGAGTGGCGTGACATGCTCAGGTCATTAGTTAACTTGGACGTCAAGACAGTCACAGATATTGAAGAATCATTGTTTTGCACTTTGAAGCTCAGTTATGATAATTTGGCAGATGATACTCTACGACAATGTTTTTTATGTTGTGCTCAATGGCCTGAAGATTCATTCATTCGAACGGTTGATCTCATAGAGTATTGGATTGGAATTGGATTGATTGATGACTTTAGAAACATTGGAGAATCTTTTGACAAGGGATATAATCTCATTGGAAACTTAAATGCAGCATGCttgttggaattggagtctagATCTGATGATGATTATGTCAAATTACATGATGTGATTCGTGATATGGCACTATGGATTGTCTCTGAGTAtgggaagaaaaagaacaaatggaGTATATGtacaaatgatgatgatgatctaaGTCAATCTTTGGTGTGGAAAGCAA aAATAGATGATTTGAGTTTATTGAAGAGAAGAGTTAAAGCGATTGGTATGCATGTGACCTCAGTCAAGACTCTTGGGCTTCTCAAAGATTTGCCAACCTGGAATTTAAGTATGCAAGGAATGCATCATATGCCTAAACTCCATTTTTGTGACTTGAGTAACAAACATGGTGGTGAGGGTTTGATGCAGTTAATAATTCAAGATTGTGACTTTAAGGAGTTGTTGATAAATGGCAGTAGG ACGCTTAGGTTTTTCCGGCCACCACCCTCGGTCGTCGTCGTCGTCACtagctctctctctttctcttgtctcatccatttcttcttcagcaCCTCATTCCGTGCTCTCTTCTTCACCACCGGCAGCCCCGTCACCGGTAAACCCGTCACCGacatgcttcttcttcatcaccggCAGACCCATCACCGgcaagcttcttcttcatcaccggCAGCCCCGTCACCGGCAAGCTTCTTCATCACCGGCCCCtcatttcccaaaaaaaaagggCCGCCCACCATCCTCTTGCAAGTCATCGACGTCGGCCACTTCATCTCCGTTGCCATCAACCCTCTCTCCACTCTTCCCTTGGAATCAAACTTTTACATTTTCCAAAACTTCTCATTCAAAAAAACTGGTTCAAAGTCATCCTCGACACTGCTTGTAAACTCGTTGGTAAATCAGAGACTGAGATTGCATGCCACCCAAATTTTTTCTCAAAACTCAGGCTTCTTCCCGGAATCAAGGTtctctgctttttttttttcaaaacacaaaaatctaGAAGAGCATatttccaaacaacaagaagacAGACAAGCATCCTTCTCATTCCAACACAAAGATTGA